From a single Sphingosinicellaceae bacterium genomic region:
- a CDS encoding shikimate kinase produces the protein MQCDAKIPEDAAVPPEGRRNRRAPHPTVVLVGLMGVGKSTVGRRLAVRLGLPFADADTEIETASGLSVAEIFERYGEAHFRDGERRVIARLIEGPAKVIATGGGAFIQDDTRALILERAVAVWLDADIATLVERVARRETRPLLKGRDPGEVLAELARVRNPIYAEAPIHIASKPSPHDFTVSAILAALEQHRSKA, from the coding sequence ATGCAGTGCGATGCGAAAATCCCCGAAGACGCCGCGGTGCCCCCGGAAGGGCGCCGTAATCGGCGCGCGCCGCACCCGACCGTCGTGCTTGTCGGCTTGATGGGGGTGGGTAAATCCACCGTCGGCCGCCGCCTCGCGGTGCGCCTCGGGCTGCCTTTCGCCGATGCCGACACCGAGATCGAAACCGCTAGCGGGCTGTCGGTCGCCGAGATCTTCGAACGTTACGGCGAGGCGCATTTCAGGGACGGCGAGCGTCGCGTCATCGCCCGGCTGATCGAGGGCCCCGCCAAGGTCATCGCCACCGGCGGCGGGGCGTTCATCCAGGACGACACCCGCGCACTGATCCTCGAACGCGCGGTCGCGGTGTGGCTCGATGCCGACATCGCGACTTTGGTCGAGCGTGTCGCGCGGCGCGAAACCAGGCCCCTGCTGAAGGGCCGCGACCCCGGCGAAGTGCTGGCCGAGCTCGCCCGGGTGCGCAACCCGATCTACGCCGAGGCACCGATCCACATCGCGTCGAAACCGTCGCCGCATGACTTCACGGTGAGTGCGATCCTCGCCGCCCTCGAACAGCACCGGAGCAAGGCTTGA
- the dnaN gene encoding DNA polymerase III subunit beta, which produces MKATVERATLLKCLAHVQSVVERRNTIPILSNVLIEATEDGLRLMATDLDLQVVETIAATVATPGATTVSAHTLFDICRKLPEGAQVELAVANEKMTIVAGRARFSLATLKRDDFPVIAETDLPTVFTLPASDLRKIIDATRFAISTEETRYYLNGIFLHVVDGTSPKLRAVATDGHRLARLEIDRPEGAAGMPDVIVPRKCVAEIRKLLDEADGAVEVSLSASKIRFKLAGATLTSKLIDGTFPDYSRVIPQGNDKLLKIDVRSLSEGVDRVAAIATTEKTRAVKIALGRDKVTLSVTSPENGTAAEEVPADYSSPEFEVGFNYRYLLDILGQIGADQVDIHLSDAAAPTLIREKDDSEALYVLMPMRV; this is translated from the coding sequence ATGAAGGCGACTGTCGAACGCGCGACGCTGCTCAAATGCCTGGCGCACGTCCAGTCGGTGGTCGAGCGGCGCAACACCATCCCGATCCTGTCGAACGTGCTGATCGAGGCGACCGAGGACGGTCTACGCCTGATGGCCACCGACCTCGACCTCCAGGTCGTCGAGACCATCGCCGCGACCGTTGCGACGCCCGGCGCGACCACGGTCAGCGCGCACACCTTGTTCGACATCTGCCGCAAGCTGCCCGAGGGCGCGCAGGTCGAGCTCGCGGTCGCCAACGAGAAGATGACCATCGTCGCCGGCCGCGCCCGGTTCAGCCTCGCGACCTTGAAGCGCGACGACTTCCCGGTGATCGCGGAGACCGACCTGCCGACGGTGTTCACGCTGCCGGCGTCCGACCTCCGCAAGATCATCGACGCGACCCGGTTCGCGATCTCCACCGAGGAGACGCGTTATTACCTGAACGGCATCTTCCTCCACGTCGTCGATGGCACCAGCCCGAAGCTGCGCGCCGTCGCCACCGACGGCCACCGGCTGGCGCGCCTCGAGATCGACCGGCCCGAGGGTGCCGCCGGCATGCCCGACGTCATCGTGCCGCGGAAGTGCGTCGCCGAAATCCGCAAGCTGCTCGACGAGGCCGACGGCGCGGTCGAGGTGTCGCTGTCGGCGTCGAAGATCCGCTTCAAGCTTGCCGGCGCGACGCTGACCTCGAAGCTCATCGACGGGACCTTCCCCGACTACAGCCGCGTCATCCCGCAGGGCAACGACAAGCTGCTCAAGATCGATGTCCGCAGCCTGTCGGAGGGTGTCGACCGCGTCGCCGCGATCGCGACCACCGAGAAGACCCGCGCGGTAAAGATCGCACTGGGCCGCGACAAGGTCACGCTGTCGGTCACCTCACCCGAGAACGGCACTGCGGCCGAAGAAGTGCCCGCCGACTACAGCTCGCCGGAGTTCGAGGTCGGTTTCAACTACCGCTACCTGCTCGACATCCTCGGGCAGATCGGTGCCGACCAGGTCGACATCCACCTGTCGGACGCCGCCGCCCCGACGCTGATCCGCGAGAAGGACGATTCCGAGGCGCTCTACGTGCTGATGCCGATGCGCGTCTGA
- the aroB gene encoding 3-dehydroquinate synthase, with amino-acid sequence MITVDVALGDRAYPIHIAGGLLAEAGAHIAALGGNRRIAVVTDTNVAALYGEAFTASLAACGLTAELIVLPPGEASKSWMNLELVVERLLALGVERGDCIVALGGGVIGDLTGFAAAILRRGARFVQVPTTLLAQVDSSVGGKTAINALAGKNLVGAFHQPALVLIDPQVLATLPDRELRAGYAEVVKYGLIADAALFDWCDANVARLMARDPEILAEAIAASCRAKAVTVAADERETSGARALLNLGHTFGHAFEAEAGFSDRLLHGEAVAIGMALAFAFSAEQGLCSDGDAAQVRAHLIAAGLPVDPPGPGPAPLLVDFMRQDKKMAAGKLAFILARGIGQAFVAKDVDLATVEAFLGRRLP; translated from the coding sequence TTGATCACCGTCGATGTCGCGCTCGGCGACCGTGCCTACCCGATCCACATCGCCGGCGGGCTGCTGGCTGAGGCGGGCGCGCACATCGCCGCGCTCGGCGGCAACCGGCGGATCGCGGTGGTCACCGACACCAACGTCGCGGCGCTCTACGGGGAGGCCTTCACCGCCAGCCTCGCCGCCTGCGGGCTGACCGCCGAACTGATCGTGCTGCCCCCCGGCGAGGCGAGCAAAAGCTGGATGAACCTCGAACTGGTCGTCGAGCGGTTGCTGGCGCTGGGCGTCGAGCGGGGCGACTGCATCGTCGCGCTCGGCGGCGGGGTGATCGGCGACCTGACCGGCTTCGCGGCGGCGATACTGCGGCGCGGCGCGCGTTTCGTGCAGGTCCCGACGACCTTGCTCGCGCAAGTCGACAGTTCGGTCGGCGGCAAGACCGCGATCAACGCGCTGGCGGGCAAGAACCTCGTCGGGGCGTTCCACCAGCCCGCGCTGGTGCTGATCGACCCGCAGGTGCTGGCGACCTTGCCGGATCGCGAGCTGCGCGCCGGCTATGCCGAGGTCGTCAAATACGGCCTGATCGCCGATGCGGCGCTCTTCGACTGGTGCGATGCCAACGTCGCCCGGCTGATGGCCCGCGACCCCGAGATCCTTGCCGAAGCCATCGCCGCGAGCTGCCGCGCCAAGGCCGTGACCGTCGCCGCCGACGAGCGCGAGACCAGCGGGGCGCGCGCTTTGCTCAATCTCGGCCACACGTTCGGGCATGCCTTCGAGGCGGAGGCGGGTTTCTCCGACCGGCTGCTACACGGCGAGGCGGTCGCGATCGGCATGGCGCTGGCGTTTGCGTTCTCCGCCGAGCAGGGCCTGTGCAGCGACGGCGACGCCGCGCAGGTCCGCGCTCACCTGATCGCGGCGGGCTTGCCGGTGGACCCACCCGGCCCCGGACCGGCGCCGCTGCTCGTCGACTTCATGCGGCAGGACAAGAAGATGGCGGCGGGCAAGCTCGCCTTCATTCTCGCGCGCGGTATCGGGCAGGCGTTCGTGGCGAAGGACGTCGACCTGGCAACGGTCGAGGCGTTCCTCGGGCGCCGGCTCCCCTAG